The DNA segment GAGAGGAATTTTCCTGGTTCCTCACGATTACCAACGGAAAACGGACAATGGTACCGTATTTGGGAGTAAGAGAGGCCGTCCCGGAGGGGCTGTATTTTTCGGAGACAGGAAAGCCGGTGGAGAAAAAGGATGTTTCCGGCTTAAGCTCCGTCCTCTATGTGGCGGGAAAACAGCAGGTGAAAATGGAAAGAAAGGTGGCGCTTCCCAGGCGCGGCCGGTATTTTTTCCGCGGTTCATCGGCGGAAGCCGGCGATTTCCTCGGCTTTAAAAGCATCTATGGCTACTATCCGGAACTAAAAGAGATGGTTGTGAAGCCGAAGGCGCTTCCCACGGCTTCCGTGGAGACGGTTCTTGGCGGTTTCCTCGGGGAGTATTCGGTGAAAAAAAGCCTGTTTGAGGATCCGATGATTACCATCGGCTTCCGGGAGTACACGGGAAGGGAGCCGTTCCGCTCCATAAGCTGGCTCCAGAGCGCCAAAGCCGGCCGGCTCATGGTGCGCCAGTATGACAGCACGGCAGACCTCTCCTGTACGGTTCTTCTCAACACGGACTGCGAAAATGAGGAGCGCCGGTCTGAATGGCTGGAGCTCTGCTATTCTGCGGCCAGGAACATCTGCGAGGAGCTGGAGCGGAAAAAGCTGGCCTATGATTTTAAGACCAACGGCATCATTGCCGGGGCCATGGGAAACTGGAACCAGGTGGGCGACGGCCTCGGGGCCGGCCATCTGGAGACGGTTTTAGAGGGGCTTGGGCGCATGACCTACGGCTGCCGGGAAAGTGCTGCGGAGTTTTTCTCCAAGGCGGCCAGAGGGCTTCCGGGAAAGCGGAATTTCATTATTGTGACGCCGGGGCGGGGCCAGTCCTTTGCCGCAGGGCTTTCCTGTCTGGAGGAGGCCTCCGGCGCCAGGGCGCTTGTGTTTGATGCAGCGGAAATGGAGGGGGAACATGGCCGTCTTGATTCTTAAATTCCTTACGGATCTGTCCTGGTACCTGGCAATCGTCTTTCCTCTGATGGTGGCGGCGCCAGTCCTTCTTAAAGTCATCCTTACGGCTGTTCCGGCGGCCTGGGCCGTGTGGCTCATGATAACCGGGAGAAAGCGGGACATGGGCGGCGGCGCCCAGGATGCGATCCTGTTTGAGGGAAAGCTTCTGGCGGTTGCTGCCATTCTGGAGCTTGCGATGCTGGGGGTCAGCCGGTGGCAGTCCCAGTGCGGCGTGTTTGTCCTGGCCTTCTTTGTTTTCGGAATCCTGCTTTTGAGGGTCAGCCGCGTTTCGGAAGCGGAACAGAGCAAGGCGAAGTTTCTGGGGCTTAACGGCCTGTATCTTTTTTTATTGGCCGTCTGCGCCTTCCTTCTTTCCATGCGGCCTGTCCGGGAGGCGGCAGTCTCCTTTGTGAGCGGCATGTACCGGTACCTGATCCTGCCGCTTCTGATTCTCATGGTGCGTGCCCTTGTGCTGGTATTTGAGATTCTCGGCCGGTTTATTCCGGCGCTTGAGCCTCTCTCTCAGTATGAGGCGGAGCTTACGCTCGAGACAGGGCTTGAGGCAGAGACGGCCCAGATGACTGTGTCGGAGACGCCGGTCTTTTTCAAGGTTTTCGGCATCCTGCTTGCGGCTGTGCTCGGTTTTTTATTTCTGCGTTACCTGTACCGGAAATTTTCCGACGTGGGCCGGTATGACGGGCGTGACAACGCCGGGACTTCCGTCCGGGAACAGCTTTCGCCGGGCGGTGAGAGGCAGAGCGGATGGGGGGAACTTTCCTCGGAACGGAATATCCGCTATTACTATCGGAAATTTTTAAAGTTGTGCAGAAAGCGCGGCCTCTATCCCGAGGGCATTGCGACGAGCCTGGCCGTAGAACAGGCGGCCCGCAGCTTGTGGCAGGAAGACGGGCTTTCGGCTTTCCGGGAACAGTATTTAAAGGTTCGCTACGGCGGCCATAAGGAAAGCAGCGAGGAGAAAAAGAGAGACAGGGAGCAGTACCGGAAGTTAAAAGCGGAAGAAAAGGAATACAGATAGAAAAAGGCCCCGTTTCGGCCGGTAAGATGATATGCTCCCTTCTAGGTAGACAGTTGAAATAATAAAACTGTTTATCAAGGAGGGAGCATTTCTTATGCGTAAATATTCTGCTGAAGATAAATTACGAATGGTAAAGCTTATTTTGGAAGCTAAACATAGTATTACATCTGTATCAACAGGCGAAGGAATTCATCCTACTACTTTAGAAGAATGGATTCGTAATTATCAGTCTATGGGTTCAGAAACCTTTTACAACAAAGGATGGACCAAAAGAACTTCTGCCGAGAAAGAGATTGCCGTACAAGAGTATCTTTCTGGTCTTGGTTCACTACGTGATATTTGTAAAAAATATAAAATTTCCAGTACTCGTACACTCAGGCAATGGATTGCGCTGTATAATGGTCATAAGGAACTGAAGGCTTCCAGAACAGGAGGATGTAGTCTTATGACCAAAGGAAGAAAAACAACGTTTGAAGAAAGAGTGGAAATTGCATCCTACTGCATTTCCCATGGCCATAACTATGCTGAAACATCAGAAAACTTTAAGGTGTCCTATCAGCAGGCACGAAATTACACTATCAAATACGAAACAGGCGGAGTTCCTGCATTACAGGATAACCGCGGCAAAAGAAAATCGGAAGATTCTCTTACAGAGGTGGAAAAGCTTCAAGCGGAGTTGAAACTGGAAAAAGCCAAACGGCAACGTGCAGAAATGGAGTTATCATTCTTAAAAAAATTAGAGGAAATCGAAAGGAGGCGGGGCTGAGCCTGATCCGCCACGAGCATATCTATCAGGCTGTCAAAGAAGAACAGAAAGAACACGATTATCCGATACAGGAGCTTTGTAAGATTGGCGGTGTTTCAAGGGCGGCTTATTACAAATGGCTGAACCATGAAATGTCAGAGAATGAACAGGAAAACCGAAAAATTGCGGAACTGATAGAAAAAATCCACATAGAATCACCTGATAAGGGTTATCGCAGAATCCGTGATGAGTTGGAGCGTTACCATGACATTGATGTAAATGATAAACGTGTTTTGCGCATCTGCCGGAAACTTGGTATCAAATCCACCATTAAATATGCAAACGATAGCTGTACAAGACAGGATGCAAATCCACAGTACATAGCCGAAAATATCCTGAATCGTGAATTTACGGCAGAAGCTCCGAATGAAAAGTGGTTGACCGATGTAACGGAATTTCATTACTATATCGGAAATGAAAAGCACAAGGTATATTTAAGTGCAATTCTTGACCTGTATGACCGAAGAATCGTATCCTACCGTATTGGAGACAGTAATAGTAATGCATTAGTGTTTGATACCTTTGATGATGCAGTCAAAGATAATCCTGATGCACATCCAATGTTTCACAGTGACAGAGGCTTTCAATACACCAATAGAGCCTTTCATGCAAAACTTGAAGCAGCAGGGATGATGCAGAGCATGTCCAGAGTAGCAAAGTGTATCGATAATGGACCAATGGAAGGATTCTGGGGAATTCTAAAACGGGAGCGTTATTATGGTAAACGATTTATGGACAGAGAATCACTGGTGGTCATGATAGAGAAATATATCAATTACTATAACAACAGACGTTTGCAGAGGAAGCTTGGTATAGTAACACCAATGGAGAAACACGAAAAATATTTACAGGCAGCGTAAAAATCTGCCAGCAGGTGATACCTACTGGCAGAAAAAAATTATATTTTTTTGATTGTCTACTTGACGGGAAGCAGTTCAAGATACCGGCCGGAGCGGGGTTTTTATGGGCGTTTTTCGCCTTTTTCCATATACTGCTTCGCATCTTTTAAGAAGCTGGCGACAATCAGAAGAATCACGGCGGCGATGGGAAAGGCCGCGATGATGGAGACGGACTGGAGATTTGCCATGGAGTTGTCGCTGAACACCAGGGCAATGGGGAACAGGATCAGCATGACGGCCCAGAAAATGATCACGGCGTTGTGGGGCTTTTCGTCTCCCGTGAGCTCCTTGTAGGTATAGCCGGAGGCCACCAGGGAGATGGAGTCAAAGCTCGTGGCATAAAAGGCAATCATAGCAAGGCCTAAAAGAATCAGGACGGCGGCCGGGAACGGGAGCGTCTGCACAATGGAGAGGATCACCGAATACAGGTCGCCGGTGGCTTCATAGAGGGCCATGACGTCAAGGCGTCCCGACTCCTGGAGCCCGAGGCTGTAATTCCCGAGGATGATGAAGCTTAAAAAGGTGCTTCCGAGGCTGTAAACATAGCCGCCTAGGATCGTCTGCCGTACCGTGCGGCCGCGGGAAATGCTGCCGATGAAAAACGGCGCCGCCACGCACCATACCATCCAGTAGGCCCAGTAAAAAATCGTCCAGTTCTGGGGGAATGACGTTTCCCTTAAAGGATCTGTATAGGTTGCCATGGAAAAGAAATTCTGAGCCAGGTTCCCGATGGCGGAAAAGCCTGTCTCAAGGATATACCGCATTTCACCGCCGAAGAACAGGACATAGGCCAGAAGGGCAAAAAACAGGTACATGCAGGCAGCGGCCAGTCTGGCAATGCCTTTCATCCCGCCGGCCACGGACACCGTATAGACGATGCAGGTCACGATCAGGATGGCGATGGTGATCCATTTGGAGGACGGAATGCCAAAAAGCGTGGAAACAATCTGGGAGAGGAGCGGCGTCGCCAGTCCGAAGGTCGTGGCCGTTCCGGCTAAAAGGGCAAACAGTGCCAAAAGGTCGATGAGGCGGCCCCAGAAGCCGTCGACGCGGGAACCGAGAAGCGGCCGGCACGCCTCGGAATATTTCTGCTTTTTGCAGCCGCGCACATGGATCATGAAGCCGAAGGCCACGGCTAACACCAAATAAAACCCCCAGGGGATCGGCCCCCAGTGGAAGATCGGGAAGGTACTCGACCAGATCTGCATGCTGCCGAGCTCGGCAAGGTGCGGATCGGAGGCGTAGAGGATCCACTCACAGAGGGAGTAAAAGAGGATGTCGGCGGCCAGACCGGCGGTAAACATCATGCTGCCCCATGTGAAGGCAGAATATTTCGGCTTTTCTCCCGGCTTTCCGAGACGGATATCCCCGTATCTGGAGAAGGCCAGATAGAGGGAGAGGAGAAAGATGCCGAGGCCGATGACGAGATAATAGAGGCCAAGGGTGTCTCCTAAAAGAAAACGGATCCATTCCAGGAGCTTTTTTGAGGATTCCGGAAATGCCGTAAAGCTTATAAAAAGGAACAGGATCAGGGCAAAGGGGATGACGGCAGCCGGCCAGTCAATCTGCTCCCTCAGCGGGCGGCTTGCTTGTTTTTTGTTGTCCATATGTTTACCTCTTGCGTTCAAAAAAATGATTTATTACTAATTATTGAACATTATAGCATTGCCGGGGAGAGAATGCAAGGGGCAGTTTCTGAACTTTCTCTTACATATGTAAAAAATACTTGACATTATAAAAGAAATATTGTACCTTATGGTTAAAGGAGGCGGATACATGAAAAATCTACGAATGAAAGCGGCCAGGGCGGCGAAGGACATGTCCCAGAGCGAGCTGGCCGAGAAAGCAGGCGTTACGCGGCAGACTATCGGGATGATTGAATCAGGAGAATATAATCCGACGTTGAACCTGTGTATTAAAATCTGCCGCGTGCTGGACAAGACACTGGATGAACTTTTCTGGGAGGAGGAATAGTATGGACGAACGTGTAAAAGGAGAGTACAGACAAATTTATTCAGAGCTTTTAAGCATCATTCTTGTATTTACGGCCGTATCTCTTTTGGTGAAATTTTTCCTTTTTGATGCGGCGGTGTCGGAGTGTGTGACGGAATTCGTGATCCTTGTGTTTTCACCGGTTTACCTGGCTGTGCGCCAGTTCATGCGCGGCATCGGCCCGGAGGATGCGGTACCGGCAAAGCGGCAGAAAATCCGGTTTTTCTGTGCCCTGGGCGGCGCAGGGCTCGGATATCTTGCGGCGTCGGCCGCCCAGGGCGGCCTGACAGACGGCGGCGTATGGGGGAATTTCCTGATCTTTATCGTTTTCTTTACCCTGGTATATTATGCGTCGGGAAAGATTGGGAAACATTTCTCGGAAAAGACGGCGAAGCAGTATGAGGACTGATGGGAAGGAGATACTTTCTTCTGAAGAAAGGTTTCGAAAGGAGAGTTCCGGGGCCGGCCTCGCCATCAATTTGGCGCAGGCCGGCTCTTTGTCCTTTTTACGGGATCTTCAAGGATAGACGAAAGCAGCCGCCAACTACTGCGAATAGTTGACGGCTGAACTCAGTTTAGCTGTAAACGAATGAGGGAGGGGCGCTTCTCTGGCGTCCCCCTTTTCGGTTATCAATATGACACATCTGGCGAAGCGTTTCAAAGATTTTTTTATTCATTCGTCCAATACGAGGAAAACTCCTATCGCACCTTCACAGTCTCCGCAATCACAAATCCCATCTTTTTATAAAGGGAAACAGCCCTCTCGTTCCATGCTGCCGCGTGGAGAAATATTTCTTCTCCTGCGGTGCCGCCGTTCGCTGCCTGCCGGTTCCTGATATGATGCATCCCCCAGAGCAGCAGCGCCTTGCCGATTCCCATCCCCTGACATGGCTTTGCCACAAACAGATCGTCGATTTCGTTCCCGTAACAGGAGACGGCGCCTGCAATCGCGCCGTCCCTGAAATACAGAAACGTGTGCTCTGCATTGCCAGACATTTGGGAAAAGTCAGAAAGGTAATTGAACGGTTCAATCTCCAGGGCTTTCCGCATTTCATAAAAGCATTCATTGTACCGCGCCTGATATTCCGGCCAGAAGCGTTCCTCGAAAGGGACGCAGCAGATCCCGGCTTCTTTCTTTGGCATTTCCGTACAGACCATGGTGTATGCGATGATTTCTTTCATTCCGGCGCCTCCTGGAAGAATCGTTCTGTTCCCGCAGGTTTACGGGAGGAAGTTCATAAACAGCGTAATCAGGATGCTGTTGATAAAGTCGATGAACAGGCTGCCAACCAGCGGCACGACGAAATATGCCGTCGGGGACGGGCCGTATTTGGAGGTTACGGCCTGCATGTTCGCCATGGCGTTGGGCGTAGCACCCATTCCGAAGCCGCAGAAGCCTGTCGTCATGACAGCAGCATCGTAGTTTCTGCCAAGAAGCGTGAAGACGATGAAATAGGCGAAGAATGCCATCAGAACCGTCTGTCCGGCCAGCATGACAACCATCGGGAGAGCCAGCTCTGCAAGCTGCCAGAGCTTTAAGCCCATCATGGCGAGGCCAAGGAACAGGGAGAGGGAGAAGCTGCCGATGGTGCTGATCTCCTCCATGGGGACATCCTTTTCGCGCACGTCCATGACATTGCGGATGGCGGCTGCCACAACCATGGCGCCTATGTAGCTGGGGAACGACATGGGCTGTCCCATGATCGTGATTTTCTGGAGCAGGGAGGACACGACGGTTCCGGCGCCGATGGCGATAGCCAGGTACAGGGACGCGTCCAGGAAGCGGCGTGAGTCGATGGCCCCGGTCACTTCATTTTTGTCCACAACCACCTCGTTGGAGCCAGTGGCGCTTTCCGTGGAATGCAGGTTCAGAGAGTGGATTCTGCGGTAAGCGATGGGGCCGCCGATGACGCAGCCGGCCACGAGGCCGAAGGTGGCAGACGCGATGGCAACCGCGTGGGCGCCGGTCACACCGGCAGTTTCCAGAACGGGGCCAAAGGCACCTGCGGTGCCGTGCCCGCCGACCATCGGGATGGAGCCGGTAGCAAGCCCCAGCCGCGGGTCAAGATGGAAGGCTGCCGCAAGGGCGCTTCCCAGGACGTTCTGGAGAATTACCATGAGGACTGCCAGACCAAGGAAAAGGAAGACCTGGATGCCGCCCTTTTTTAGCAGGCGGAAGCAGGCCGTAAAGCCGACGCTGCAAAAGAATACGGTCATAAAAAAGTTCTGAAGCGTAGCATCAAAGGAAATCTCAAGGATTCCGGCGGAACGCAGGATTACATGAACCAGGGCGTAGACGACGCCTCCCACCACAGGCTCCGGAATGCAGTATTTTTTGAGAACCGGGAAAAGCCCCGTAAGCACACGGCCAAGGAGCAGCACGACGGCTGCTACGGCCACAGCCTGATACATGTTCAGTTCAATCGAAAACATGAAAACACCTCCATATGAATTTTTAAGACTCGTTCTCTTTCTATTATTTATACGAAAGAGTTGTCTGCATGGAAAGATTTTACAGGCTTTCTCTCAAAAAACTTCAGAAAAAGACAAAAAGCCTGCAAAAAAATTGCAGGCCATGGCCGGTTACTGCCGTTCGGCCTCCAGCATCAGACCGTCGATGAAGTTTTTGATGCTGACCTTTCCGCCGCTTTTCCGTTTGCCGCGGAGATAATCCATTTCTGCCTTGATTTCTTCAAAGGAAAACAAGGTGCCGGAATAGCTTGTGAAGGTTTCGTTTAAGAAGTCCTCGATCCCCATGTGGGCAATGTTGGACATTCCGGCGGCAATGGCCCGGCGGATCCGCTGTTCCATATTTTTCGGCGAATCGCTTAAAAGCTCGCAGGTATGGCCGATGTTGAGCTGGGAAGCAGGAATCCGGTTTTCATAGAGATATTCACAGATTTTTATGATGTCTGGGCAGCCCTTTTCTCCGGACATGCCGAGACGGTTTAAGATGTAGCGCAGCTTCTTTAAATAAAGATGGAGCTCATTTTTCTCCCTGGTTTCCGGCGCCATGTCGCTTAAGAACATCCGCCGGATGTTGTTCAGGGTCTGCTCGTTTTCAAGCTGATGCCGGACATTTTTTAAAACAGACGTCACCTCGATGATGTTGATGGGCTTGCTGATGAAAAAATCAATGCCGGCGCTGTATGCCTTGCTGACAAGCTCCTTGGCGGATACCTGGGAGATCATGATGCACTTGATCTGACGGTTCTGGCGGCGCAGCTTCTGGACAAATTCGACGCCGTCCATCACCGGCATGAAAAAGTCCACCAGGATGACGTCCGGCCTGGCCCGCAGAATCTCCTCCACATCGGCGGGCTGGCCGCCGCAGTCGCCGCAGACCTCTCCGAGGTCGTGATCCTCGATGATATCCTCCAGGATGCTGATGACAGAAATGTCGTCCTCCACAATATAGATTCTCAAAAGAATGTACCTCCCTTCAGGGCCTTAGCAGGTATATGCAGGGTGAAGACGGCGCCCTTTCCTGGTTCTGACTCCACGCCGATGGCGCCGCCGAATTTTTCTTCCACGGTCATTTTGACGCCGCAAAGGCCGACTCCCCGGTAAATGTTTCCGGTTTCCTGATTGAATTTGGTGGAATAGCCCATTTTGAAAATATTGGGCAGATGGCGCGGCGAAATGCCGGGGCCGGAGTCGATGACCGTGAAAATGACGGTATCGCCGTCGATGTGCTCCCGGAGAGAGACGGTTCCTGTGCTCTTTTTTGAGGCGATGGCCTCAACGGCGTTTGTCACCAGGTTTTTTAACACGGCCATCAGGGCATAGTGCTCCCCGGTGACGAAATTATCCTGGCAGGAAAAATCCAAAGAAAGCCGCAGCCCCAGGCTTTCCGACATCCGATGAGTCGTCTCCTCCAGGATGCGGAAGATGTCTTTAAGCTCCATCTGCTTTTCATCGTACTCGGCGGAGATTTCCTGTTCGATGCCCTGGATAATCCGCATATAGTCCTTTTTGATTTCATGAACGTCGCGGGCAATGGAAAGGGCCGTCCGCCTGGTTTCCTCCGGCACGTCAAGCCCCTGGAGCGTCTCGTAAAGCCGGTAGGCGCCGCTCATGATGGACTCGATTTCCTCAGAATTTTTCCGCATAAAGTAGACTTCATTTTTTAAATTGGCCGTCATGAGGAACAGGCGGCGATACCTGTCTTCGTGCTCGGTGCGGGAGAGAAGGGCCCGGTACTGGGCCTCGGCAGTCAGGCAGAGGCCGGCAAGGAGCGTGCGGAAAACGGCGATGAAAAAGAGGGAACCGGCCGTGAAGAAAAAGGGCACGTAGCCGGTTAAAAGCTCCTGAAGGGTGAGCTCCGCCAGATTGGAGAGAAAATCACAGAGCAGGATGGCGGGAAACAGCCGCTTCCAGCCTGCCGTATATTTGCTTTTTATGAACAGCCGGAAAAGCAGGCCGTAAACCAGATAAAAAAGCGAGCCGGGAACCAGAAAAAGGACGGCTTTCCCCGGCAGGCTCCCAAGGGCAAAGAAGAGCAGGGCAGCCCGGACGAAGAAAACCATGACGGCTGTGGCCGCACAGGTTTTTACGGTTCCGGCGCTTTTTCCGATGGTCATGAGCAGGACAGGAAGGAGAAGGACAGAGGCAGAAACGCGGAAGTTGGGCGTAAAAAGATTCCAGTAAAGCTGCGAAGATGCGGCGACGACGGTGCCTGTCAGTAAAATGCGTTTCCGGTTTCCCATGGCTCCCTCCTGAATATGTTCATAAGTCTGCCTAAAATCATACGGTACGCCGGGAAAAATGTCAATGCGGATGCTTAAGATTCTTTCCTTTTCACGGCGGAAAACATGAAAAAATAAAGCGGAAATTTGAGATTTTTGTATTGTAAGAAACCAGCCGGTAGATTATAATGAAGTTATGAGAAAGAGTTGTTCCGGGAGACTATCGGGGCAGCGGAAACTATGTGATGCAAATTTGAGGAGGAAAGAACATGAAACCTTATCATGAAATGTCGAAAGAAGAGCTTGCGTCCTTAAAGGAGCAGCTTACGGCTGTTTACAAGGAGTACCAGGGAAAGAACCTGAAGCTCAACATGGCCCGCGGAAAGCCAAGCTCCGAGCAGCTTGACCTCTCCATGCCGATGCTTGACGTTTTAAACAGCAAGAGCGACTATATGAGCGTAGACGGTGACTGCAGAAACTACGGCGTCCTGACAGGAATCCAGGAGGCAAAGGAACTCATGGGCGGAATGATGGATGCTCCGGCTGAGAACATCATCATGTACGGAAGCTCGAGCCTTACGTTAATGTACGATACCGTATCCCGTTCCTATTCCCACGGCGTTATGGGAAATACCCCGTGGTGCAAGTTAGACAAGGTGAAATTCCTCTGCCCGGTTCCGGGATATGACAGACATTTCGCAATCACCGAATACTTCGGTGTCGAGATGATCAACATCCCGCTTCATGACGACGGCCCGGACATGGACATGGTAGAGCAGTACGTCAACAACGATGAGAGCGTAAAGGGTATCTGGTGCGTGCCGCTTTACTCCAACCCGAGCGGACAGTCCTATTCGGATGAAGTAGTAAAACGCTTCGCAAACCTGAAACCGGCGGCAAAAGATTTCCGTATTTACTGGGATAACGCTTACTGCGTACATCACCTGTATCCGGATCATCCGGATCATGTGCTGGATATCCTCTCCGAGTGCGAGAAGGCAGGAAACCCGGATATGGTTTACAAGTTCGGTTCCACGTCCAAGGTGACGTTCCCGGGCGCAGGTATCTCCGCCATTGCCACCTCCAAGGCAAACATCGAGGATATCAAGAAGCAGATGAACAACCAGTTAATCAGCCACGACAAGATGAACCAGCTCCGTCATGTGAAATTCTTCGGAAACGTAGAAGGCTTAAAGGCCCATATGGCAAAGCATGCTGACATTCTCCGTCCGAGATTCGAGGCTGTTGACGAGATTTTAAATAAAGAGCTTAAGGGTCTGGAGATCGGAACCTGGACGAAGCCCAACGGCGGCTACTTCGTATCCTTCAACGCCATGGACGGCTGTGCCAAGGCCATCGTTTCCAAGTGCAAGGAGGCAGGCGTTGTCATGACAGGCGCAGGCGCTACATATCCTTACGGAAAGGATCCGCACGACAGCAATATCCGTATTGCCCCGTCCTTCCCGACGCTTGACGAGTTAAAGCAGGCCGCAGAGATCTTCTGCGTATGCGTGAAGCTTGTAAGTGTTGAGAAGCTTCTCGAGGCATAAAACCCAAATTTGCCATTTGACTTTACACAGACATAAAACGAACAGAATGCCGGCCCCGGAAACGGGATGCCGGCATTCTGTTCGTTTTTTGTTCCACAGGAAAGGCTGCCTGCCGCTTGCGGGATTCTTTTTTCCGTGCAGACATACCCATAAGTCCCTTTACATTTTCCGCGGGCTATACTAAAATAATGTAGGAGTCAAAAAGTATTTTGACTCCCATAATACCGGATTTATCAGAAAATGGGGAAAACTATGAAAGATACAAAAGGAAAGCAGGCACTGCTTAAAGAAGGCGGCGTGTATCTGATTTTCGGCGTGCTGACGACTGCCGTGGATTACGCCATATCCAACTATCTTTTTTATATGGCAGGAATGGGAGCCGTTTTTTCCCAGACGATTGCCTGGATCGCGGCTGTGCTGTTCGCCTTCGTGACGAACAAATGGTGGGTGTTTCACAGCAGGACTTTAGAGCCTGCGGCCGTGTGGCGGGAGTTTGTCTCCTTTGTGGCCTGCCGGATTGCCACGTTTCTTTTTAACCTGGTGGCCGTCGCCGTCATGGTGGACTGGATGAAGATTGACTTTTTCATCAGCAAGCTGGTGATCTCCGTGGCCGTCGTGGTTTTAAATTATGTGTTCAGCAAAATTTTGATCTTTGCCAAAAAGAATGACGAAAAATAAAAGGAGTATTCCTTGATGGAACAGAATGATATAAAGAAAATTTCCGAGGAAATGGAAGAGATCCTGGGAGCCGCGGGGGCCGGCAGGCCAAAGTCCCCTCGGAAGCCGGAGGAAGCCGGAGAGGACTTCTGGCTGGATGATGCCATGGATCCCTTTGATATGGAGGCGTTTGAGAAAGAGGCAGCGGCATTCTCCGAAGAGGGGATGCTATCCCGAAAGGATTCGGCCGGAGCCGGTGAGGAGCCGTCTGTCCGCGAGTCTATGGCTGCTTCCGATGGGGAGCCGTCTGTCCGCGAGGTTATGGCTGCTTCCAATGGTGAGCCGTCTGTCCGCGAAGTTACGGCTGCTTCGAACGCAGAGCCGCCCGTCCGCGAAACCATGGCCGGATCCAGCGCAGAGCCGTCCGCGCCCGAAGCCTCGTCTGCTTTCGGCGCAGAGCCGTCTGCCCCGGAGGAGACGGCCGCCGTCCCGCCTTCTGCCGCC comes from the Eubacteriaceae bacterium Marseille-Q4139 genome and includes:
- a CDS encoding sensor histidine kinase produces the protein MGNRKRILLTGTVVAASSQLYWNLFTPNFRVSASVLLLPVLLMTIGKSAGTVKTCAATAVMVFFVRAALLFFALGSLPGKAVLFLVPGSLFYLVYGLLFRLFIKSKYTAGWKRLFPAILLCDFLSNLAELTLQELLTGYVPFFFTAGSLFFIAVFRTLLAGLCLTAEAQYRALLSRTEHEDRYRRLFLMTANLKNEVYFMRKNSEEIESIMSGAYRLYETLQGLDVPEETRRTALSIARDVHEIKKDYMRIIQGIEQEISAEYDEKQMELKDIFRILEETTHRMSESLGLRLSLDFSCQDNFVTGEHYALMAVLKNLVTNAVEAIASKKSTGTVSLREHIDGDTVIFTVIDSGPGISPRHLPNIFKMGYSTKFNQETGNIYRGVGLCGVKMTVEEKFGGAIGVESEPGKGAVFTLHIPAKALKGGTFF
- a CDS encoding GtrA family protein, coding for MKDTKGKQALLKEGGVYLIFGVLTTAVDYAISNYLFYMAGMGAVFSQTIAWIAAVLFAFVTNKWWVFHSRTLEPAAVWREFVSFVACRIATFLFNLVAVAVMVDWMKIDFFISKLVISVAVVVLNYVFSKILIFAKKNDEK
- a CDS encoding aminotransferase; this translates as MKPYHEMSKEELASLKEQLTAVYKEYQGKNLKLNMARGKPSSEQLDLSMPMLDVLNSKSDYMSVDGDCRNYGVLTGIQEAKELMGGMMDAPAENIIMYGSSSLTLMYDTVSRSYSHGVMGNTPWCKLDKVKFLCPVPGYDRHFAITEYFGVEMINIPLHDDGPDMDMVEQYVNNDESVKGIWCVPLYSNPSGQSYSDEVVKRFANLKPAAKDFRIYWDNAYCVHHLYPDHPDHVLDILSECEKAGNPDMVYKFGSTSKVTFPGAGISAIATSKANIEDIKKQMNNQLISHDKMNQLRHVKFFGNVEGLKAHMAKHADILRPRFEAVDEILNKELKGLEIGTWTKPNGGYFVSFNAMDGCAKAIVSKCKEAGVVMTGAGATYPYGKDPHDSNIRIAPSFPTLDELKQAAEIFCVCVKLVSVEKLLEA